Proteins from a genomic interval of Pseudomonas sp. RC10:
- a CDS encoding glutathione S-transferase family protein, which produces MSELILHHYPTSLFSEKARLMLGFKGLSWRSVIIPPILPKPDLTALTGGYRKTPVLQVGADIYCDTALIARRLEAEKSSPSFYPEGQEFTSASLANWADSVLFLHSVSLVFQPASLAVRFAKVPPEGVKAFVADRAAFFDGGSATRVPLELAQHQWPTLMGRLETQLERNGDFLLGGPSIADFSVAHTLWFLKQTPVTASLVDDYPAVLAWYQRVIGFGHGAASELSPADAIEIARNAEPAPLPDEAFKDPNGFEPGQQVSVSAVDYGVNPVHGKLVFSGREEIIVRREDERAGVVHVHFPRFGFRISKD; this is translated from the coding sequence ATGAGTGAGTTGATCCTGCACCATTACCCAACGTCCCTGTTTTCCGAGAAAGCCCGATTGATGTTGGGCTTCAAGGGGCTGTCGTGGCGCTCGGTGATCATCCCGCCGATCCTGCCGAAACCGGACCTCACGGCGCTGACCGGCGGCTATCGCAAGACACCGGTGTTACAGGTCGGCGCCGACATCTATTGCGATACGGCGTTGATTGCCCGGCGTCTTGAGGCTGAGAAGTCTTCGCCAAGCTTTTACCCGGAAGGGCAGGAGTTTACGTCGGCGAGTCTGGCGAACTGGGCGGATTCGGTGCTGTTCCTGCATTCGGTCAGCCTGGTGTTTCAGCCAGCGTCACTGGCCGTGCGTTTTGCCAAAGTGCCCCCTGAGGGCGTGAAAGCATTTGTCGCCGACCGCGCGGCGTTCTTTGACGGAGGCAGTGCGACGCGTGTTCCGCTGGAACTGGCGCAGCACCAGTGGCCGACGTTGATGGGGCGTCTGGAAACTCAACTCGAGCGCAACGGCGACTTCCTGCTCGGTGGGCCTTCAATTGCTGACTTCTCGGTTGCCCACACCTTGTGGTTCTTGAAGCAGACCCCGGTCACTGCCTCATTGGTAGATGATTACCCTGCGGTCCTGGCGTGGTATCAGCGCGTCATTGGGTTCGGGCATGGGGCGGCGAGTGAGCTCAGTCCGGCGGATGCCATCGAGATTGCACGCAACGCAGAACCAGCTCCGCTGCCTGACGAGGCGTTCAAGGACCCGAACGGGTTCGAGCCCGGTCAACAGGTCAGTGTGTCGGCAGTCGATTACGGTGTGAATCCCGTTCACGGTAAGTTGGTGTTCAGCGGGCGCGAAGAAATCATCGTTCGCCGTGAAGATGAACGTGCGGGCGTCGTTCATGTTCACTTCCCGCGTTTCGGATTTCGTATCAGCAAAGATTGA
- a CDS encoding DUF2599 domain-containing protein produces MKKPQLWAVSLLALAMQAPYVLAASCADTAKALTAQYNDTRDNCGKNTSPAFLCNGVIFRATVPSDDYSSWDPSPNSVKSGGTSFSYLRKDAKFSRLVRYENNGYILFPVQNVPPGKSTYNVLCAFPMDGGTDAREDKGCGAWTGSKPSGQGAPCYSRQPNRITTGQEWADHYKAFVNGDNRRECGFDVRDNLNSYAVDNFNASLSAQRRTPEAFRKQNELRLDTWKSTTPAGELPIQAFFYLPEPTGGRDDAQFDQQRYYEKTGVWVPVIAMTLPSRLSDDATFKCNADDQAVAESGKTIDRYVKSATWVSRFDPGTGQNEWSLSVVLTDLGRKQSGSAGSDAVYAELVRKYKNDYQWKQNGGVGMRRQLVCHFVIARGKAEFNLEPFRPDATEAEAEKVGCNVLPSDLSVATQ; encoded by the coding sequence ATGAAGAAACCTCAGTTATGGGCGGTGTCTCTGCTGGCGCTGGCCATGCAGGCACCTTATGTCTTGGCAGCAAGTTGTGCGGATACTGCCAAAGCACTGACCGCTCAATACAACGACACGCGGGACAATTGTGGAAAAAACACCTCCCCGGCGTTTCTCTGCAATGGCGTTATATTCAGGGCGACTGTGCCTTCCGATGATTACAGCTCCTGGGACCCCAGCCCCAACTCGGTAAAAAGCGGCGGTACTTCATTCTCATACCTGCGTAAAGATGCGAAGTTTTCCAGGCTTGTGCGCTACGAGAATAACGGCTACATCCTGTTTCCTGTTCAGAACGTCCCACCCGGCAAAAGTACCTACAACGTGCTGTGCGCATTCCCGATGGATGGCGGCACTGATGCGCGTGAGGACAAGGGGTGTGGGGCATGGACGGGTTCGAAACCCAGCGGGCAAGGCGCTCCTTGTTATTCCCGGCAACCGAACAGAATTACCACGGGGCAGGAGTGGGCCGATCATTACAAGGCATTCGTCAACGGTGATAACCGCCGGGAGTGCGGATTTGATGTCAGGGACAATCTCAACAGCTATGCGGTGGATAACTTCAATGCCAGTTTGAGCGCACAGCGGCGAACACCCGAAGCGTTCAGAAAGCAGAATGAATTACGGCTCGATACATGGAAAAGTACAACGCCTGCGGGTGAGTTACCTATCCAGGCATTCTTTTATCTGCCGGAGCCCACAGGCGGACGGGATGATGCTCAGTTCGATCAACAGCGTTATTACGAAAAGACCGGTGTGTGGGTGCCTGTTATCGCGATGACCTTGCCGAGCCGTTTATCGGATGATGCCACTTTCAAATGCAACGCTGACGATCAGGCAGTGGCAGAGTCGGGCAAGACGATTGATCGGTACGTCAAATCCGCCACCTGGGTTTCGCGCTTTGACCCTGGCACAGGGCAAAATGAGTGGTCGTTGTCAGTGGTATTGACTGATCTAGGCCGTAAACAAAGCGGTTCTGCAGGATCGGATGCGGTGTATGCGGAGTTAGTCCGCAAGTATAAGAACGACTATCAGTGGAAACAGAACGGAGGAGTGGGCATGCGCCGACAATTGGTGTGCCACTTCGTCATTGCTCGTGGGAAGGCCGAGTTCAATCTTGAACCCTTCCGACCCGATGCGACGGAGGCCGAGGCAGAGAAGGTAGGCTGCAACGTACTGCCCTCTGATCTCAGTGTGGCGACGCAGTAA
- a CDS encoding glutaredoxin family protein yields MLGRTLKKFALIMLVVVVYQNWGKIEHLVNPSQAVSTQVQSQAKVVLYATDWCGYCKQTRRFLDSKGIPYTEYDIEKSKEGRKAYEALGGRGIPLIDVNGTLIRGFSPDEILAALK; encoded by the coding sequence ATGCTCGGGCGTACCCTCAAGAAATTCGCGCTGATCATGTTGGTGGTCGTGGTCTACCAGAACTGGGGCAAGATCGAGCACCTCGTCAATCCCTCCCAGGCGGTCTCGACGCAAGTACAGTCGCAGGCCAAGGTCGTGCTGTACGCCACCGACTGGTGCGGCTACTGCAAACAGACGCGCCGCTTCCTCGACAGCAAGGGTATCCCTTACACCGAGTACGACATCGAGAAGTCCAAAGAAGGCCGCAAGGCGTATGAGGCGCTGGGCGGCCGTGGCATCCCTCTGATCGACGTGAACGGCACGCTGATCAGAGGGTTCTCGCCGGATGAGATTCTTGCAGCGTTGAAATAA
- the yejK gene encoding nucleoid-associated protein YejK gives MPIRHAIVHLIDKKPDGTPAVLHARDSELAESQAIENMLADLNESYNAKQGKAWGFFHAESGAHPFSGWLKEYVDEGKDFTAFSLTAVEHLQKLMEESNLSVGGHVLFAHYQQGMTEYLAIALLHHSEGVAVNEALDVTPSRHLDLGQLHLAARINISEWQNNKASKQYISFIKGKNGKKVSEYFRDFIGCQEGVDGPGETRTLLKAFSDFVESEDLPEESTREKTKALVDYASSQSKMGEPIALEELSGLIDEDRPRAFYEHIRNKDYGLSPEIPADKRTLNQFRRFTGRAEGLSISFEAHLLGDKIEYDEEKGTLIIKGLPTQLTDQLKRR, from the coding sequence ATGCCGATCCGTCATGCCATTGTTCACCTGATCGACAAAAAACCCGACGGTACGCCCGCAGTCCTCCATGCTCGCGACTCCGAACTCGCGGAGTCCCAGGCCATCGAGAACATGCTGGCCGACCTCAATGAGAGCTATAACGCCAAACAAGGTAAGGCCTGGGGGTTTTTCCATGCCGAGTCCGGCGCGCACCCGTTCAGCGGCTGGTTGAAGGAGTACGTTGATGAGGGCAAGGATTTCACGGCGTTCAGCCTCACCGCTGTCGAGCACCTGCAAAAGCTGATGGAAGAATCTAACCTTTCAGTGGGCGGCCATGTGTTGTTCGCCCATTATCAGCAGGGCATGACCGAATACCTCGCCATCGCGTTGCTGCACCACAGCGAAGGCGTGGCGGTGAATGAAGCGCTGGATGTCACGCCCTCGCGGCACCTCGACCTCGGCCAACTGCACCTCGCGGCGCGAATCAACATTTCCGAGTGGCAGAACAACAAGGCTTCCAAGCAGTACATTTCCTTCATCAAAGGCAAGAACGGCAAAAAGGTCTCCGAATACTTCCGCGACTTCATCGGCTGCCAGGAAGGCGTGGACGGCCCCGGCGAAACCCGCACCTTGCTCAAGGCCTTCAGCGACTTCGTCGAGAGCGAAGACCTGCCAGAAGAGTCGACCCGAGAGAAGACCAAGGCACTGGTGGACTACGCCAGTAGCCAGAGCAAAATGGGCGAGCCGATTGCGCTGGAAGAACTGTCCGGTCTGATCGACGAAGACCGTCCGCGCGCGTTCTACGAACACATTCGCAACAAGGATTACGGCCTGTCGCCGGAAATTCCGGCGGATAAACGCACGCTCAACCAGTTCCGCCGCTTCACCGGCCGTGCCGAAGGCCTGTCGATCAGCTTCGAAGCGCACCTGCTGGGCGACAAGATCGAGTACGACGAAGAGAAAGGCACGCTGATCATCAAGGGTTTGCCGACTCAACTGACCGATCAACTGAAGAGGCGCTGA
- a CDS encoding HU family DNA-binding protein: MALTKDQLIADIAEAIDAPKTTARNALDQLGQIVADQLENGGEITLPGIGKLKVTERPARTGRNPSTGAAIEIPAKKVIKLVVAKGLTDAVNK; encoded by the coding sequence ATGGCTCTGACTAAAGACCAATTGATCGCCGATATCGCAGAAGCTATCGACGCGCCAAAAACCACCGCGCGCAATGCTCTCGACCAATTGGGCCAAATCGTCGCTGATCAACTGGAAAATGGCGGCGAAATCACCCTGCCAGGCATCGGCAAGCTGAAAGTAACCGAGCGTCCAGCTCGCACTGGCCGTAACCCTTCGACCGGCGCTGCCATCGAAATCCCAGCCAAGAAAGTGATCAAACTGGTTGTGGCCAAGGGCCTGACTGACGCAGTCAACAAGTAA
- a CDS encoding DUF2599 domain-containing protein produces the protein MRRIVCVIALFVTFINTACALELAVDPNPQATAQRLNDSYNRTVNDCKEPDTGATRGHYYCSGVTLRMVNDGPFLPWTYSPYALQTGATSWTWIRKDLSISVLAHPAGFVLNTPADAQALGLPALDKGWTCIYTFDGFTGPDRNWYGCGPFNDKSFAPPTQPSTQNKNEEWAFGTCALQNVTNAEQWKQKYPGGPQQPIQTTQCSWNAEVPAQWDAMIAAHEARATTTASDYFAERKYFNEFMLKNLPGSDGSEMKRYIAAIIYLPTGAQNFGVRGDNGKAAAQQSGIDNARRFQLKLYQEGYAVPVLRIDFSKPAQQRFSYNPVDQFVWLGEGSGVPRQYIDSATWSQFTDNVTGQKVSSLKVIPTARGKTYQVNDRKAIYLELQQFKGADKQWRDEEKMPGSMESQLNCIINNYPDRADWNLEPFRPLVSASEAKAAGCNPVAK, from the coding sequence ATGCGCCGCATCGTCTGCGTCATCGCGCTATTCGTCACGTTCATCAACACGGCTTGCGCCCTTGAGCTGGCAGTCGACCCCAATCCTCAGGCAACCGCCCAGCGTCTGAATGACAGCTACAACAGGACGGTCAACGACTGCAAAGAACCCGACACAGGCGCCACACGAGGCCATTACTACTGCAGCGGCGTCACCTTGCGCATGGTCAACGACGGCCCTTTTCTGCCGTGGACGTACAGCCCCTACGCCCTGCAGACCGGCGCGACATCCTGGACATGGATCCGCAAGGACCTGAGCATTAGCGTGCTGGCGCATCCGGCAGGCTTCGTCCTGAATACACCCGCAGACGCTCAGGCCCTTGGCCTACCGGCATTGGACAAGGGCTGGACCTGCATTTACACCTTTGACGGTTTCACCGGCCCCGACCGCAACTGGTATGGCTGCGGTCCGTTCAACGACAAATCCTTTGCGCCGCCCACCCAGCCGTCCACGCAAAACAAGAACGAGGAATGGGCCTTCGGCACCTGCGCCCTGCAAAACGTCACCAACGCCGAACAATGGAAACAGAAATACCCCGGCGGCCCACAACAGCCGATTCAAACCACCCAATGCTCCTGGAACGCCGAGGTGCCCGCGCAGTGGGACGCCATGATTGCAGCACACGAAGCCAGGGCAACAACAACCGCGTCGGACTATTTTGCCGAACGCAAATATTTCAACGAATTCATGCTCAAGAACCTTCCTGGCAGTGACGGCAGCGAGATGAAACGCTACATCGCGGCCATTATCTACCTGCCGACGGGTGCGCAGAACTTCGGCGTCAGAGGCGATAACGGAAAAGCCGCCGCGCAGCAAAGCGGGATCGACAACGCCCGCCGCTTCCAGCTCAAGCTGTATCAGGAGGGCTATGCCGTGCCAGTGCTCAGGATCGACTTCAGCAAGCCCGCGCAGCAACGCTTCAGCTATAACCCGGTCGATCAGTTCGTCTGGTTGGGCGAAGGCAGCGGTGTTCCACGTCAGTACATCGACTCGGCGACGTGGTCGCAGTTCACCGACAACGTGACTGGGCAAAAAGTGTCGTCACTGAAAGTGATCCCCACTGCGCGCGGCAAGACGTATCAGGTCAATGACCGCAAAGCCATCTACCTTGAGCTGCAGCAGTTCAAAGGGGCGGACAAGCAATGGCGTGACGAGGAGAAAATGCCAGGCAGCATGGAAAGCCAGCTCAATTGCATCATCAACAACTATCCCGACCGTGCTGACTGGAACCTTGAGCCCTTCCGGCCATTGGTTTCAGCCAGTGAGGCGAAAGCTGCCGGGTGTAATCCGGTCGCCAAATAG
- the rlmF gene encoding 23S rRNA (adenine(1618)-N(6))-methyltransferase RlmF: MTKPEQPKPPRKKPKPAQSAKPAEPREKASLHPRNRHQGHYDFPRLIKSSPELGQFVITNPYGKESIDFANPAAVRVFNRALLKAFYGVSHWDIPADYLCPPIPGRADYLHFLADLLAEDNAGVIPRGAAIKALDIGTGANGVYPLIGHSEYGWHFVGSDIDTVALASATTIVKANALGKAISLRQQGNRKYILLGLLQADERFDISLCNPPFHASAEEALRGSQRKWRALGKADPKRKLPVLNFGGQPAELWCEGGEARFVAQLITESAQVPTQVLWFSTLVSKASNLPLIQSTLKKAGAVESRVVEMSQGQKQSRFVAWTFHDKAQQQAWRAERWGQTKA; this comes from the coding sequence ATGACTAAACCCGAGCAGCCCAAGCCGCCTCGCAAGAAACCGAAACCCGCTCAGTCAGCCAAACCTGCCGAGCCGCGCGAGAAGGCCAGCCTGCACCCGCGCAACCGCCATCAGGGCCATTACGACTTTCCGCGCCTGATCAAGAGCAGCCCCGAGCTGGGTCAATTCGTGATCACCAACCCCTATGGCAAGGAAAGCATCGACTTCGCCAACCCGGCGGCGGTACGCGTGTTCAACCGCGCATTGCTCAAAGCGTTCTACGGCGTCTCCCATTGGGACATTCCGGCGGATTACCTCTGCCCACCGATTCCCGGTCGCGCCGATTACCTGCACTTCCTGGCCGACCTGCTCGCCGAGGACAACGCTGGCGTCATTCCCCGTGGCGCCGCGATCAAGGCGCTGGACATCGGCACAGGCGCCAACGGCGTCTACCCCCTCATCGGCCACAGCGAATATGGCTGGCACTTCGTGGGTTCGGACATCGACACGGTCGCTCTCGCTTCAGCCACCACCATCGTCAAGGCCAACGCGCTGGGCAAGGCTATCAGCTTGCGTCAGCAGGGCAATCGCAAATACATCCTGCTCGGGCTACTGCAAGCAGACGAACGCTTCGACATCAGTCTCTGCAACCCGCCCTTTCACGCCTCCGCCGAGGAAGCGTTGCGCGGCAGCCAGCGTAAATGGCGAGCACTGGGCAAGGCCGATCCCAAGCGCAAACTGCCGGTGCTGAACTTCGGTGGTCAACCCGCAGAACTGTGGTGTGAAGGCGGCGAAGCGCGTTTCGTCGCGCAGCTGATTACCGAAAGCGCCCAAGTGCCAACACAGGTGCTGTGGTTCAGCACGCTGGTGTCCAAGGCGTCCAACCTCCCGCTGATTCAAAGCACGCTGAAAAAAGCCGGCGCTGTTGAAAGCCGCGTGGTCGAGATGTCACAAGGGCAGAAACAAAGCCGCTTCGTGGCCTGGACTTTCCACGACAAGGCGCAACAACAAGCCTGGCGCGCAGAGCGTTGGGGGCAGACCAAGGCATAA
- a CDS encoding valine--tRNA ligase gives MDKTYQPHAIETSWYQTWESENYFAPQGAGDSYTIMIPPPNVTGSLHMGHGFNNAIMDALIRFRRMQGRNTLWQPGTDHAGIATQMLVERQLEAQGQNRHGLGRERFLEKVWEWKDQSGGNISRQIRRLGSSVDWSRERFTMDDGLSEAVKEAFVRLHEDGLIYRGKRLVNWDTKLHTAISDLEVENHDEKGNLWNLRYPLADGAETAEGLDYLIVATTRPETMLGDAAVAVNPNDERYKALIGKFVELPLVGRRIPIIADDYCDPEFGTGCVKITPAHDFNDYEVGKRHNLPLLNIFDKNANVLAAAQVFNLDGTLNETVDGTLPAEYAGLDRFEARKQIVAAFDAAGLLVSVDDHALKVPKGDRSGTIIEPWLTDQWYVSTKPLAEPAIAAVEDGRIAFVPKQYENMYFSWMRDIQDWCISRQLWWGHRIPAWYDESGKVYVGRDEAEVRAKHNLGPDVALQQDNDVLDTWFSSGLWTFSTLGWPEQTEFLKTFHPTDVLVTGFDIIFFWVARMIMLTMHLVKNEDGTPQIPFKTVYVHGLVRDGQGQKMSKSKGNVLDPLDIVDGIELEALVQKRTSGMMQPQLAKKIEKQTRAEFADGIASYGTDALRFTFCSLASTGRDIKFDMGRVEGYRNFCNKIWNAARYVLDKGEDCGQNGEEVELSLPDRWIISQLQRTEAEVTRQLDQFRFDLAAQALYEFIWNQYCDWYLELSKPVLWDENAPIERQRGTRRTLVRVLEVALRLAHPFMPFITEEIWQRLAPLAGAQGKTIMLQPWPVANEARIDAAAEGDIEWLKGLMLGVRNIRGEMNIGPGKPLQLFLKNVSAEDQRRLNENEHLLKKLAKLESFTVLAAGAEAPLSATALVGEMEVLVPMAGLIDKGAELARLDKEIQRLQGEVQRVGGKLSNAAFVDKAPPDVIAKERAKLTEAEQALGKLAEQHARIASL, from the coding sequence ATGGACAAGACCTACCAGCCGCACGCCATCGAAACTTCCTGGTACCAGACCTGGGAGTCCGAAAACTATTTCGCTCCGCAAGGCGCGGGCGACTCGTACACCATCATGATTCCGCCGCCGAACGTCACCGGCAGCCTGCACATGGGCCACGGATTCAACAACGCGATCATGGACGCCCTGATCCGTTTCCGCCGCATGCAGGGTCGCAACACCCTGTGGCAGCCAGGCACCGACCACGCCGGTATCGCCACCCAGATGCTGGTCGAGCGTCAGCTCGAAGCTCAGGGCCAGAACCGTCATGGCCTGGGTCGCGAAAGATTCCTCGAAAAAGTCTGGGAGTGGAAGGATCAGTCCGGCGGCAACATCAGCCGTCAGATCCGCCGCCTGGGCTCCTCCGTGGACTGGAGCCGTGAGCGCTTCACCATGGACGACGGCCTGTCCGAAGCCGTCAAAGAAGCCTTCGTGCGCCTGCATGAAGACGGCCTGATCTACCGTGGCAAGCGTCTGGTCAACTGGGACACCAAGCTGCACACCGCGATTTCCGACCTTGAAGTGGAAAACCACGACGAGAAAGGTAACCTGTGGAACCTGCGCTACCCGCTGGCCGACGGCGCCGAGACCGCCGAAGGTCTGGATTACCTGATCGTCGCCACGACCCGTCCGGAAACCATGCTCGGTGATGCCGCTGTCGCCGTGAACCCGAACGACGAGCGCTACAAGGCCCTGATCGGCAAGTTCGTCGAGCTGCCGCTCGTAGGCCGTCGCATCCCGATCATCGCCGACGATTACTGCGACCCTGAATTCGGCACCGGCTGCGTGAAGATCACCCCGGCTCACGATTTCAACGACTACGAAGTCGGCAAGCGCCACAACCTGCCGCTGCTGAACATCTTCGACAAGAACGCCAACGTGCTGGCCGCTGCTCAGGTGTTCAACCTCGACGGCACCCTGAACGAAACCGTCGACGGCACCCTGCCGGCTGAATACGCAGGCCTGGACCGTTTCGAAGCGCGCAAGCAGATCGTCGCAGCCTTCGACGCCGCTGGCCTGCTGGTCAGCGTCGATGACCACGCCCTGAAAGTGCCGAAAGGCGACCGCTCCGGCACCATCATCGAGCCGTGGCTGACGGACCAGTGGTACGTGTCCACCAAGCCACTGGCCGAGCCTGCCATCGCCGCCGTGGAAGACGGCCGCATCGCCTTCGTACCGAAGCAGTACGAGAACATGTACTTCTCCTGGATGCGCGACATTCAGGATTGGTGCATCAGCCGTCAGTTGTGGTGGGGCCATCGCATCCCGGCCTGGTACGATGAGTCGGGCAAGGTCTACGTCGGTCGCGACGAAGCCGAAGTGCGTGCCAAGCACAACCTCGGCCCGGACGTTGCGTTGCAACAGGACAACGACGTTCTCGACACCTGGTTCAGTTCCGGCTTGTGGACCTTCTCCACCCTCGGCTGGCCTGAGCAGACCGAATTCCTGAAGACCTTCCACCCGACCGACGTGCTGGTCACCGGTTTCGACATCATTTTCTTCTGGGTCGCCCGGATGATCATGCTCACCATGCACCTGGTGAAGAACGAAGACGGCACCCCGCAGATTCCTTTCAAGACTGTCTATGTGCACGGTCTGGTCCGCGATGGTCAGGGCCAGAAAATGTCGAAGTCCAAGGGCAACGTCCTGGACCCGCTGGACATTGTCGACGGTATCGAACTCGAAGCCCTGGTGCAGAAACGCACCAGCGGCATGATGCAGCCGCAACTGGCCAAGAAAATCGAGAAGCAGACCCGCGCCGAATTCGCCGACGGCATCGCCAGCTACGGCACCGACGCCCTGCGCTTCACTTTCTGCTCGCTGGCCTCGACCGGTCGTGACATCAAGTTCGACATGGGCCGCGTCGAAGGCTATCGCAACTTCTGCAACAAGATCTGGAACGCCGCTCGCTACGTGCTGGACAAGGGCGAAGACTGCGGCCAGAACGGCGAAGAGGTCGAGCTGTCGCTGCCGGATCGCTGGATCATCTCGCAGCTGCAACGCACCGAAGCCGAAGTGACCCGCCAGCTGGATCAATTCCGTTTCGACCTCGCCGCGCAGGCGCTGTACGAGTTCATCTGGAATCAATACTGCGACTGGTACCTGGAGCTGTCCAAGCCGGTGCTGTGGGACGAGAACGCGCCGATCGAACGTCAGCGCGGCACTCGCCGTACGCTGGTTCGCGTGCTGGAAGTGGCCCTGCGCCTGGCGCATCCGTTCATGCCGTTCATCACCGAAGAAATCTGGCAGCGCCTCGCGCCGCTGGCCGGTGCGCAGGGCAAGACCATCATGCTGCAACCATGGCCGGTGGCGAACGAAGCGCGGATCGACGCCGCTGCCGAAGGCGACATCGAATGGCTCAAGGGCCTGATGCTGGGCGTGCGGAACATCCGTGGCGAAATGAACATCGGCCCGGGCAAGCCGCTGCAACTGTTCCTCAAAAACGTCAGCGCCGAAGACCAGCGCCGCCTGAACGAAAACGAGCACCTGCTGAAGAAGCTGGCCAAGCTCGAATCGTTCACCGTACTGGCCGCAGGCGCCGAAGCACCGCTGTCCGCCACGGCTCTGGTGGGCGAGATGGAAGTGCTGGTGCCGATGGCTGGCCTGATCGACAAGGGCGCCGAGCTCGCGCGTCTGGACAAGGAAATCCAGCGCCTGCAGGGCGAAGTCCAGCGCGTGGGTGGCAAGCTGTCCAACGCCGCTTTCGTCGACAAGGCACCGCCTGACGTCATCGCCAAGGAGCGCGCCAAGCTGACCGAGGCCGAGCAGGCACTGGGCAAGCTGGCCGAACAGCACGCACGGATCGCGAGTTTGTAA
- a CDS encoding DNA polymerase III subunit chi: protein MDNTKHLKDSAHLLDDLESIRQLLGDDSLQPPLLTDTVQSEGQIPLLFDVVSGQVIATDEHEVRADDIPVLTAEPVAALAPPAPAAAQPEPETVRAPNPDDLLHLDSELRAAAQLIMQDVIDDFAPHIENEIKRRLEARLERLLAGATSGKL, encoded by the coding sequence ATGGACAATACAAAACACCTGAAAGACTCCGCGCATTTGCTGGATGACCTTGAGTCCATCCGCCAGTTGCTCGGCGATGATTCCCTGCAACCGCCTCTGCTGACCGACACGGTCCAGAGCGAAGGCCAGATCCCCTTGTTGTTCGACGTGGTCAGCGGTCAAGTGATTGCTACCGACGAGCACGAGGTCCGCGCCGACGACATCCCGGTGCTGACGGCCGAGCCTGTCGCCGCTCTGGCCCCCCCGGCGCCTGCCGCCGCGCAGCCCGAGCCGGAAACCGTTCGCGCACCGAACCCTGACGACCTGCTCCATCTCGACAGCGAACTGCGCGCCGCCGCGCAACTGATCATGCAAGACGTCATCGACGACTTCGCCCCGCACATCGAAAACGAAATCAAGCGTCGGCTTGAAGCGCGACTGGAGCGGTTGCTCGCAGGAGCTACAAGCGGCAAGCTTTAA
- a CDS encoding DNA polymerase III subunit chi, which translates to MTQVDFYILPSADPLARLDFACKLTDKAWRLGHRVYLHCSDAEQRAELDARLWRFKGETFVPHGAVEDDHDAPVALGIGDDPGPHQDLLVNLDLRIPEFFKRFARIAEIVVEEPSIRLAARESFRFYREQGYPLQDHRLQRL; encoded by the coding sequence ATGACTCAAGTCGATTTTTACATCCTGCCCAGCGCCGACCCGCTCGCGCGTCTGGACTTCGCCTGCAAACTCACGGACAAAGCCTGGCGCCTCGGGCATCGCGTTTACCTGCATTGCAGCGACGCCGAGCAACGTGCCGAACTGGACGCCCGCCTGTGGCGTTTCAAAGGCGAAACCTTCGTGCCCCACGGTGCGGTCGAGGACGATCACGACGCTCCGGTGGCATTGGGCATCGGTGACGATCCCGGCCCTCATCAGGATTTGCTGGTCAATCTGGACCTGCGCATCCCCGAATTCTTCAAACGTTTCGCCCGCATCGCGGAGATCGTGGTGGAGGAACCGTCCATCCGGCTGGCGGCGCGAGAGAGTTTCCGCTTCTACCGTGAACAGGGCTATCCTCTCCAGGATCACCGACTGCAGCGTCTTTGA